The following proteins are co-located in the Lichenicola cladoniae genome:
- a CDS encoding type IV secretory system conjugative DNA transfer family protein, protein MIRREITGPQAQYERAGGEAFRDVRPTTVRLSDALRSSASGLVLCGMAGATWFYPAALNLTLPISTLYSAWVLTRRVMLPLRLPRSAKRRDYNYPDPATRKPQMADGRFFVGTDAVTGQELWLTNADMRQHAAIPGTTGAGKTTSILSMLANALAQGSGFVLVDGKADNTLYGQVLALARRFGREDDVLALNFLVASGIKESNTFNPFATGNADAIREMLASQLGEQRPDDSNGLFRGRAVGLIGTLAPVLVWMRDNKGVTINIEKIRFSLEMPWIYTLAKNRIFLVRDPRTGTVSEIPVPDMPIDIVYPLLAYLGDLPGYDISVPYNEQRSDKPSEQHGYAVLYFLSTFAQMSISLGHIFKVESGDVEMRDVVLNRRILVVNLPALENSDDTLAALGKIVVAGLRGMLAQLLGARLEGKADEIFALKPTAGDSPFYIVFDEVAYYATSGMDRMLAMGRGLNVVFWLAFQEVSGIWARLGEKTQSLLGNANLTIAMRQQDAERTRDWLQKTAGEVSVTQATSYQGGSVGQYREAQHAEVKQVSRIDWRDLQSLLEGEAIVMFGGRRIYAKVFYAKLDTSGPTRLNRPIMLAAPKPDDISADVGTTRTIIDTLTSGSTAVTDGVEETPILAAMLDALALGMNARRPMSQCAGAAILAAAEAHITLLRSGHANPEGGAAAEPPVTDLLPMLEAAGSTPRREAVDPGMPANPISADAMRILMAIELHASGSPQHARRAALAALAERDRARDGHAAPVRPKAMAPHELVALIDQFTDRLAA, encoded by the coding sequence TCCGAGACGTCAGGCCAACCACGGTCCGGCTCTCCGATGCACTGCGTAGCTCGGCGTCGGGACTCGTTCTGTGCGGAATGGCTGGCGCGACCTGGTTCTATCCGGCAGCACTGAACCTGACTCTGCCGATTTCTACACTGTATTCGGCCTGGGTGCTGACCCGGCGCGTCATGCTGCCGCTGCGCCTGCCGCGCAGCGCGAAAAGACGAGACTATAATTATCCCGACCCGGCGACGCGGAAGCCGCAAATGGCGGACGGCCGCTTCTTTGTCGGCACGGATGCCGTCACCGGGCAGGAACTATGGCTGACCAATGCCGACATGCGACAGCATGCCGCTATTCCCGGCACCACGGGTGCTGGTAAGACCACCTCGATACTCAGCATGCTGGCAAACGCCCTGGCCCAAGGCAGCGGCTTCGTGTTGGTCGACGGCAAGGCGGACAACACGCTCTATGGGCAAGTCCTGGCCTTGGCCCGGCGCTTCGGCCGCGAGGACGACGTGCTGGCCCTGAACTTCCTGGTCGCCTCCGGGATCAAGGAATCGAACACCTTTAATCCATTCGCAACCGGCAATGCCGATGCTATCCGCGAGATGCTGGCAAGCCAGCTCGGTGAACAGCGTCCCGATGACTCGAACGGTCTGTTCCGTGGCCGCGCCGTTGGCCTGATCGGCACCCTGGCGCCGGTTCTCGTCTGGATGCGCGACAACAAGGGCGTTACAATCAACATCGAGAAGATCCGCTTCTCGCTGGAGATGCCCTGGATCTACACGCTGGCCAAAAACCGGATTTTCCTGGTACGCGATCCGAGGACCGGCACGGTGAGCGAGATCCCTGTGCCGGACATGCCGATCGACATCGTGTATCCGTTGCTGGCCTATCTGGGTGACTTGCCAGGTTACGACATCAGCGTTCCCTACAATGAGCAACGCAGCGACAAGCCGTCCGAGCAGCATGGCTACGCGGTTCTATACTTCCTCAGCACCTTTGCGCAGATGTCGATCAGCCTCGGCCACATCTTCAAGGTTGAGAGTGGCGATGTGGAGATGCGCGACGTCGTGCTCAATCGTCGCATCCTCGTGGTCAACCTGCCGGCTCTGGAGAACTCGGACGATACCCTGGCAGCCTTGGGCAAGATTGTCGTGGCCGGATTGCGCGGGATGCTGGCGCAGTTGCTGGGCGCCCGGCTGGAAGGCAAGGCGGATGAGATATTCGCCCTGAAGCCGACCGCCGGCGATAGTCCGTTCTACATCGTGTTCGACGAGGTGGCGTATTACGCCACGAGCGGCATGGATCGCATGCTGGCGATGGGACGGGGCTTGAACGTGGTGTTCTGGCTCGCCTTTCAGGAGGTGTCCGGCATTTGGGCGCGGTTGGGCGAGAAGACGCAAAGCCTGCTCGGCAATGCCAACCTGACCATCGCCATGCGCCAGCAGGACGCGGAGCGTACCCGCGACTGGCTGCAGAAGACGGCTGGCGAGGTCTCCGTCACCCAGGCGACCAGCTACCAGGGCGGCAGCGTCGGGCAATATCGTGAGGCCCAGCACGCCGAGGTTAAGCAGGTCTCCCGCATCGACTGGCGTGACCTGCAGAGCCTGCTCGAGGGCGAGGCGATCGTCATGTTCGGCGGCCGGCGCATCTACGCCAAGGTGTTCTACGCCAAATTGGACACGTCGGGACCGACCCGGCTCAACCGCCCCATCATGCTGGCGGCACCAAAGCCCGACGACATCAGCGCCGACGTCGGCACCACACGGACGATCATCGACACCTTAACGTCTGGCTCGACCGCAGTGACAGACGGGGTGGAGGAAACGCCGATACTAGCTGCGATGCTGGATGCCCTTGCGCTGGGAATGAATGCGCGCCGTCCGATGTCGCAATGCGCCGGTGCCGCGATCCTCGCCGCGGCCGAGGCGCACATCACCCTGCTTCGGTCGGGCCACGCCAACCCCGAGGGCGGTGCAGCGGCCGAGCCGCCTGTGACCGACCTGTTGCCAATGCTCGAGGCGGCCGGGAGCACGCCCCGTCGCGAAGCCGTCGATCCAGGCATGCCCGCCAATCCGATCAGCGCCGACGCCATGCGAATCTTGATGGCGATCGAGCTGCACGCGTCCGGCAGTCCCCAGCACGCCCGTCGGGCAGCCTTGGCGGCTCTGGCCGAGCGGGATCGGGCCAGGGATGGCCATGCGGCTCCTGTCCGGCCGAAGGCCATGGCGCCGCACGAGTTGGTGGCGCTGATCGATCAATTCACCGACCGCCTGGCGGCTTGA
- a CDS encoding cupin domain-containing protein: protein MKCLRIYATSDGESHFDEIELPTTKMSVHPDAVPFDVTTSYPASRVRLTHIPAGMREVSWHTVPDPNFTIRLDGSVEYETSDGEVRHVPAGTFVLVEDTHGKGHLSRHSPEAQTVIWISLPNGLELPPT, encoded by the coding sequence ATGAAGTGTCTGCGCATCTATGCCACCTCGGATGGCGAGTCTCATTTCGACGAAATTGAACTGCCAACGACGAAGATGTCGGTGCACCCCGATGCCGTGCCGTTTGACGTTACGACCAGCTACCCGGCGTCCCGCGTCCGTCTCACCCACATCCCGGCGGGCATGCGTGAGGTCTCTTGGCATACGGTTCCAGACCCGAATTTTACGATCAGACTGGATGGTTCGGTTGAATACGAGACGAGCGACGGAGAAGTACGCCACGTTCCGGCGGGCACCTTCGTGTTAGTGGAGGACACACACGGCAAGGGCCATCTGTCACGCCATTCCCCAGAAGCTCAGACTGTCATCTGGATCTCGCTGCCGAACGGCCTCGAGTTGCCGCCGACATAG
- the mobF gene encoding MobF family relaxase, translating into MMTFRKLAADSAGKLIRAYFTENSPQPTHDFSTDLGQEADSGGRLTSYYTGRDSRAAWRSDMAPEVAKALGINPHLIPKDEELDRLFEAKRGDTGRAWSEHKRKISAFDLTLAPHKSVTLAAEFAETAAESAMIRHAVDRASDATMRYVARELGWARKGKGGEEGAEPGAVAWVSFRHHTARPTLPVQDGPLGATYIGHSPVGGDPHDHIHHALFNAVVTAEGRVGSLDTKALSSNRVHEFGAFFQARLADELRLLGARIGYDKNQQAVVLEAIPELAVDTFSKGRRQVLGSAKAYAATQGLDWDQMSAEGKFKILSTAGLAARLKKHGDKNDHEIWREQAAAIGWNHKTVLGETRHEALSDTDRLDQAYRFAARHLAQEFHTAAVIDHDKLRTYAARGLIGAGIGGGVYDIDRVVALIEERGLKLKGEHVALVVGMSADKVRVTNTAQLRIEQSLSAEASRAAMDKSGALPHAAIRAAIAASGLDFTSEPDHGAAQQAAIYALGQGGALSLLTGVAGAGKTTLLKPLVAAWKADTRMDAGGREVIGLATGWKQADALKDAGVDRTLAMEPLLRAIESGEFQASRNTVLVIDEISQVAPRAMLSLLQLQRQTGLTIKALGDREQAQSVEAGDAIEIMRRVLPKEAMAELLSTVRQTGRNAAETRHLRTIAGLFRGTEPDPDSVANLPSRQRGRKINGPRVANANADAEAVDRQNHHLQEVQKALALKRQDGTARFVGGDQDQVIGRIADFYMERRDALKLAGAKRGITVSALTNADTADLSRAIRDRMKVRGELRDDERVHDAVDQRGDQYQLPIATGDKLRLFRRTWAKIDGKGGSIGNNGDIVEVVGQMAKGLILRDKDGRTGEVEWHRLEDKKTGRLLVGFGHAMTVDAAQGITSDEHINALPRGTAGMTGFTAYVAESRARGTTWTMISDEATFDAVRSKRALGDLAPVKAEDMWSKVAEDMAAKPYKALGMDLLEGVREDRDLAVRAFMQSGHKLETMDLEGRNLGREVRDRLQAEAVRSSIPSLIASLDRAIVASENSLTGPMSDREMHLRGIRVDTELARREIEKAVARQSPSPGT; encoded by the coding sequence ATGATGACCTTCCGCAAGCTTGCCGCTGACTCTGCCGGCAAGCTGATCCGCGCCTACTTCACCGAGAATTCGCCGCAGCCCACCCATGACTTCAGTACCGACCTTGGCCAGGAAGCCGACAGCGGCGGACGCCTGACCTCGTATTACACTGGGCGGGATAGCCGGGCTGCTTGGCGATCTGACATGGCGCCCGAAGTTGCCAAGGCCCTTGGTATCAACCCTCACCTCATACCGAAGGACGAGGAACTCGATCGTCTGTTCGAGGCTAAACGGGGCGACACAGGGCGGGCGTGGTCTGAACATAAGCGGAAGATCAGTGCTTTTGATCTGACGTTGGCGCCACATAAGTCGGTCACTCTAGCCGCCGAATTTGCTGAGACGGCGGCGGAAAGCGCGATGATCCGGCACGCCGTCGACCGCGCCAGCGACGCTACCATGCGCTACGTCGCGCGTGAGCTGGGCTGGGCCCGCAAAGGCAAAGGCGGCGAGGAAGGAGCAGAGCCTGGAGCTGTGGCATGGGTCAGCTTTCGCCATCACACGGCCCGGCCTACTCTCCCTGTTCAGGACGGCCCGCTCGGTGCGACTTACATTGGGCACTCGCCCGTTGGGGGTGACCCCCACGACCACATCCATCATGCCCTTTTTAATGCCGTTGTGACTGCTGAGGGCCGTGTTGGATCACTCGATACAAAAGCACTAAGTTCGAACCGTGTTCACGAATTCGGTGCCTTCTTCCAGGCACGGTTGGCGGACGAGTTGCGGTTGCTCGGAGCGCGCATTGGTTACGACAAAAACCAGCAGGCAGTTGTGCTGGAAGCGATTCCTGAGCTTGCCGTGGACACCTTCAGCAAGGGCAGGCGGCAGGTGCTGGGCTCCGCCAAAGCCTATGCCGCAACACAGGGTCTCGATTGGGATCAGATGTCGGCCGAGGGCAAGTTCAAGATCCTGTCCACGGCTGGACTTGCCGCACGCCTGAAAAAGCATGGCGATAAGAACGACCATGAAATCTGGCGCGAGCAGGCCGCCGCCATTGGCTGGAATCACAAAACGGTCTTGGGCGAGACCCGGCATGAGGCTCTCTCGGATACCGATCGGTTGGACCAAGCCTACCGGTTCGCCGCCCGGCATCTTGCCCAGGAATTTCATACGGCGGCCGTGATCGACCACGACAAGCTGCGAACCTATGCAGCGCGTGGCTTGATCGGCGCCGGCATTGGCGGCGGCGTTTATGACATCGATCGCGTCGTGGCCTTGATCGAGGAGCGTGGGCTAAAGCTGAAGGGCGAGCACGTCGCTCTTGTCGTCGGCATGTCCGCCGACAAGGTGCGCGTGACCAACACCGCCCAGCTTCGGATCGAGCAGAGCTTGTCCGCTGAAGCCAGCCGGGCGGCAATGGACAAGTCTGGTGCCTTGCCCCACGCCGCCATCCGCGCCGCGATCGCTGCCTCCGGCCTCGACTTTACCTCCGAACCCGACCACGGGGCCGCTCAGCAGGCGGCGATCTACGCCCTTGGCCAAGGCGGGGCATTGTCCCTGCTGACCGGCGTGGCAGGCGCCGGCAAAACCACCTTGCTGAAGCCCCTGGTCGCCGCCTGGAAGGCGGACACCCGCATGGATGCGGGCGGCCGGGAGGTGATCGGGCTTGCCACCGGCTGGAAGCAAGCCGACGCGCTGAAGGACGCCGGCGTCGATCGAACCCTCGCCATGGAGCCGCTGCTGCGCGCCATCGAAAGCGGAGAGTTCCAGGCCAGTCGCAACACCGTCCTGGTCATCGACGAGATCAGCCAGGTGGCCCCCCGGGCGATGCTGTCCTTGCTGCAGCTGCAGCGGCAGACCGGCCTCACCATCAAGGCCCTGGGCGACCGCGAACAGGCGCAGTCGGTCGAGGCTGGGGACGCCATCGAGATCATGCGCCGGGTGCTACCCAAGGAGGCGATGGCGGAATTGCTCAGCACCGTGCGGCAGACCGGGCGCAATGCGGCGGAGACCCGCCACCTCCGCACCATCGCCGGCTTGTTTCGCGGCACCGAGCCCGATCCGGATTCAGTGGCCAACCTTCCTAGCAGGCAGCGCGGCCGGAAGATCAACGGTCCACGGGTCGCCAACGCCAACGCTGACGCAGAGGCGGTCGATCGCCAGAACCACCACCTGCAGGAGGTGCAGAAGGCCCTCGCCCTGAAACGGCAGGACGGCACCGCCCGTTTCGTTGGCGGTGACCAGGATCAGGTGATCGGCCGAATTGCGGACTTCTACATGGAGCGCCGCGACGCCCTCAAGCTGGCCGGGGCCAAGCGTGGCATTACCGTGTCCGCTCTGACCAACGCCGACACGGCTGACTTGAGCCGGGCCATTCGCGACCGCATGAAAGTCCGCGGAGAGCTGCGCGACGACGAGCGGGTTCATGACGCCGTGGACCAGCGTGGCGACCAGTATCAGTTGCCGATCGCCACGGGGGACAAGCTGCGCCTGTTCCGGCGCACCTGGGCCAAGATCGACGGCAAGGGCGGCTCGATCGGCAACAACGGCGACATCGTGGAAGTGGTCGGCCAGATGGCCAAAGGCCTGATCCTCCGTGACAAGGATGGGCGCACCGGCGAGGTGGAATGGCACCGGCTGGAAGACAAGAAGACCGGAAGGCTGCTGGTCGGGTTCGGGCACGCCATGACTGTCGACGCAGCGCAGGGCATCACCTCCGATGAGCACATCAACGCTCTGCCGCGGGGCACGGCTGGCATGACCGGCTTTACCGCTTACGTGGCGGAAAGCCGCGCCCGTGGCACGACGTGGACCATGATTTCGGATGAAGCCACGTTTGATGCGGTCCGCAGTAAACGGGCTCTTGGCGATCTGGCCCCGGTCAAAGCCGAGGATATGTGGTCCAAGGTTGCCGAAGATATGGCCGCCAAACCCTACAAGGCACTTGGCATGGACCTCCTCGAGGGCGTGCGTGAGGATCGCGACCTGGCCGTCCGCGCCTTCATGCAGAGCGGCCACAAGCTGGAAACTATGGATCTCGAAGGCCGCAACCTTGGCCGTGAGGTGCGGGATAGGCTGCAGGCCGAAGCCGTGCGGAGCAGCATCCCAAGCCTCATCGCTTCTTTGGATCGCGCGATCGTCGCTTCAGAGAACAGCTTGACCGGGCCCATGTCTGACCGGGAGATGCATCTGCGGGGTATACGCGTTGATACAGAGCTCGCACGTCGTGAAATCGAGAAAGCTGTCGCCCGCCAATCGCCCTCGCCTGGGACGTGA
- a CDS encoding P-loop NTPase family protein has protein sequence MSKTAKTTPSAAEHRPVLFITVGRQRVGKTTFMNVLIQALRQQGANITIWNADQLNTTHNLAVFHADALQPRSSDFEDGKAWLEEQIEDQMEGQYDVMLDVGGGETPLSRLVREVPIVKSAARQGIRVVLAHVIGPDQADVDYLKHYMKNDLFAPEATLIVLNGGLVLSGRSIAGAFAEVREHTVIKEAIARRARLAVMPALSCMAKVTDRGLTFDEAAEGVSKGKLGRMSFLDQERVAIWWERAIPEFISTIPAEWLPATATSLNSEEAPLDGMETVRAG, from the coding sequence ATGTCGAAAACTGCGAAGACCACGCCTTCGGCAGCCGAACACCGGCCGGTCCTGTTCATCACGGTCGGGCGTCAGAGGGTTGGTAAAACAACCTTTATGAATGTGCTGATCCAGGCGCTGCGTCAGCAGGGTGCCAACATTACGATCTGGAACGCCGATCAGTTGAACACCACCCACAATCTGGCGGTGTTCCATGCCGACGCGCTACAGCCGAGATCCTCAGATTTTGAAGACGGTAAGGCGTGGCTGGAGGAGCAAATCGAGGATCAGATGGAGGGACAGTATGATGTCATGCTCGATGTTGGTGGAGGTGAGACGCCACTAAGCCGTCTCGTTCGCGAGGTCCCAATCGTGAAGAGTGCGGCGCGCCAAGGCATTCGGGTGGTTCTGGCGCATGTCATCGGGCCAGACCAAGCCGACGTGGACTATCTCAAGCACTACATGAAGAACGACTTGTTTGCACCTGAAGCGACGCTGATCGTGTTGAACGGCGGACTTGTCCTGTCAGGCCGCTCGATTGCCGGGGCATTCGCGGAAGTGAGAGAACACACGGTCATCAAGGAAGCGATTGCTCGGAGAGCCCGATTGGCCGTCATGCCGGCATTGAGCTGCATGGCCAAAGTGACCGATCGTGGACTGACGTTCGACGAAGCGGCTGAAGGCGTATCAAAAGGAAAGCTCGGCAGGATGTCCTTCCTTGACCAGGAGCGTGTGGCAATCTGGTGGGAGCGAGCCATTCCTGAGTTCATTTCCACGATCCCTGCCGAGTGGCTACCAGCGACAGCGACGAGCCTCAACAGCGAAGAGGCACCGCTGGATGGCATGGAGACGGTCCGTGCCGGATAG